The following proteins come from a genomic window of Candidatus Thiodiazotropha sp. CDECU1:
- a CDS encoding zinc ribbon domain-containing protein: MIIYEPWGISMRKGKHEGLITYETFCRIQDRLAGRTNAQARKDLNLDFPLRGAVACECGNALTAAWSKSHTGKHYPYYVCQNRKCGYKGKSIRRNYLESEFESLLARVTPEKPLMTIAEKMFRRLWDHRTRSQELRQVHLEKEIAGAGRNIDQLLDRIVDAQSASVVSAFEKRIAALEKKRVLLEEKLTRCGQTPRTFDEMYRTAMHLLSNPLKIWKAGRFEDKRAVLRLVFSERLIWDRKGMYRTPELSLPFKTLEGVFNRNIQMVPRRGLEPPRGCPH, from the coding sequence ATGATCATTTATGAGCCCTGGGGCATCTCAATGCGCAAAGGCAAACATGAAGGATTGATTACTTACGAAACCTTTTGCCGGATACAGGACCGTCTGGCCGGGCGCACGAACGCCCAGGCACGCAAAGACCTCAATCTTGATTTTCCCTTGCGGGGTGCGGTGGCCTGTGAGTGCGGAAACGCGCTCACAGCCGCCTGGTCGAAAAGCCATACGGGAAAGCACTATCCCTATTATGTCTGTCAGAACAGGAAGTGCGGTTACAAGGGAAAATCCATCCGGCGTAATTATCTGGAAAGTGAATTCGAATCACTGTTGGCGCGGGTCACCCCGGAAAAACCGTTGATGACCATAGCGGAGAAGATGTTCCGGCGTTTGTGGGACCATCGCACACGCTCTCAGGAGCTTCGGCAGGTGCATCTGGAAAAGGAGATTGCCGGAGCAGGGCGGAACATCGACCAGCTTCTTGATCGTATCGTGGATGCGCAGAGTGCCAGTGTGGTCAGTGCCTTTGAAAAACGCATTGCAGCTCTGGAGAAAAAGCGTGTGCTTCTAGAGGAAAAACTGACCCGGTGCGGTCAAACGCCGCGCACCTTCGACGAGATGTATCGAACCGCCATGCACCTGCTGTCTAACCCCTTGAAAATATGGAAGGCTGGCCGGTTTGAAGACAAGCGCGCGGTGCTCAGACTGGTGTTTTCCGAGCGTCTGATATGGGATCGAAAAGGGATGTATCGAACCCCCGAATTGTCCTTGCCGTTCAAGACATTAGAGGGGGTCTTCAACAGGAATATTCAAATGGTGCCGAGGAGAGGACTTGAACCTCCACGGGGTTGCCCCCACTAG
- a CDS encoding type IV secretory system conjugative DNA transfer family protein, whose product MSRPEQNSVHFPSLVIVSGLLVWGCFQVGPLYVGGDLQWLTAMLYGCTALAGLRLVIESLGLLARYLEWASAHQATGKDGTAIWAKDKDIRKELSRAQSGPFWGRMASGKKTPIFSDYASNALTVAPAGSGKGIYSVITNGLSIRASKVFSDFKGELVCVLKDALEKRGETVRVLNPGGLWEEIIGSGDCYNPLDIIVDDLERPGGLRDVPDDLREQSAQILPEPAQSDGENTYWREGSRKCMSMAMILQTMIEGRDATLSSVALPIEDRDALETNLRWVVGVDAEGNERPDGPMPIENCTWAKTHDAADLSEFIQWVRAQARSLLALMSNGESRTFNSFISGAQQALAPFAFGRLAPAMRRSTFDMNDLKSKDKITSLFIVADASRMEAYKSYIGLMQWCAMTAIKRNPNKIVPVYFIMDEGTNYKIHSLISLLTWGRSYGLRLHLFLQDISAFENTYGRTAVETLLSETEIKQFLPGQRSPRTLTMISQLLGEQSIMSAGLSPNEQGVQENTGEAGRALMTADEVRRSQHGLLFIRRCLPALIEPISYAEVHPWRKQAGINPFHGKPFLKRVKLRLRKWWAR is encoded by the coding sequence ATGAGCCGTCCTGAGCAAAACAGCGTGCATTTCCCCAGCCTGGTCATCGTCTCTGGCCTTTTGGTCTGGGGCTGTTTCCAGGTGGGGCCTTTGTATGTGGGCGGTGATCTTCAATGGCTCACCGCAATGCTCTATGGCTGCACAGCGCTGGCTGGCCTGCGCCTTGTCATCGAAAGCCTGGGATTGCTGGCCCGTTATCTGGAATGGGCCAGTGCGCATCAGGCTACGGGCAAGGACGGCACGGCCATCTGGGCCAAAGATAAGGACATCCGAAAGGAGCTAAGCCGTGCGCAGTCCGGGCCGTTCTGGGGCAGGATGGCATCGGGCAAGAAAACACCGATATTCAGCGACTACGCCTCCAATGCTTTGACAGTTGCGCCTGCGGGTTCCGGTAAAGGCATATACAGCGTTATCACGAATGGCCTTTCTATCAGGGCCTCGAAAGTCTTTAGCGATTTCAAAGGCGAGTTGGTCTGCGTCCTGAAAGACGCGCTGGAAAAGCGCGGTGAAACGGTTCGGGTTCTGAATCCCGGCGGGCTGTGGGAGGAGATTATCGGCAGCGGGGACTGCTATAACCCGCTCGACATCATCGTGGACGATCTCGAACGACCCGGCGGGCTGCGTGATGTTCCAGACGATCTTCGGGAACAAAGCGCTCAGATTTTGCCTGAACCTGCGCAAAGTGACGGCGAAAACACCTACTGGCGTGAAGGCTCACGCAAATGCATGAGCATGGCCATGATCCTCCAGACCATGATCGAGGGCCGCGACGCCACGTTATCTTCTGTCGCCTTACCGATTGAAGACAGGGATGCGCTTGAAACGAACTTGCGCTGGGTGGTCGGTGTTGACGCGGAAGGCAATGAGAGACCCGATGGCCCGATGCCCATTGAAAACTGCACATGGGCGAAAACCCATGACGCAGCGGACCTTTCCGAGTTTATCCAGTGGGTGCGGGCGCAGGCAAGAAGCCTGCTCGCCCTCATGAGCAATGGCGAAAGCCGCACATTCAATTCTTTCATCAGCGGTGCGCAGCAGGCGCTCGCGCCCTTCGCCTTTGGTCGGCTTGCGCCAGCCATGCGCCGCTCCACCTTCGATATGAACGATCTCAAATCGAAGGACAAGATAACAAGCCTTTTTATCGTCGCCGACGCCAGCCGTATGGAAGCCTATAAGAGCTATATCGGCCTCATGCAATGGTGCGCGATGACGGCCATCAAACGCAATCCCAACAAGATCGTGCCTGTTTATTTCATTATGGACGAGGGGACGAATTACAAGATTCACAGCCTTATCAGCCTGCTGACCTGGGGGCGATCCTACGGGCTGCGCCTGCATCTGTTTTTGCAGGATATATCCGCCTTCGAGAATACCTACGGCAGAACAGCCGTAGAGACGCTGCTTTCCGAAACCGAAATCAAGCAGTTCCTGCCGGGACAGCGCTCCCCTAGAACGCTGACGATGATAAGCCAGTTGCTCGGCGAGCAAAGCATCATGAGCGCAGGACTGTCTCCGAATGAACAGGGCGTGCAGGAAAACACGGGTGAGGCTGGAAGAGCACTCATGACAGCGGATGAAGTGCGCCGGAGTCAGCACGGCCTGCTTTTCATTCGGCGCTGCCTGCCCGCTTTAATCGAGCCGATCTCTTACGCGGAAGTCCATCCCTGGCGCAAACAGGCCGGGATCAATCCGTTTCATGGCAAGCCGTTTCTCAAAAGAGTGAAGCTCAGGCTGCGTAAATGGTGGGCAAGATGA
- a CDS encoding S8 family peptidase, protein MADRPILRFPDPTPFTRKTGKPRTPPRPHGPGKTIQSHRFQRTFERLDGALNTDEPEVVLRQDPAGIAPERALVFITAGNIQNFARAASDIGLEVFAETELEEVLAFPEGFIPPDKEKALSRTLYATMPTLAVFEQILSLWKAYQNGESKPRGAAPWWNAFDLLLEIRPWGPEDRLTESAREVIEDRLPLDDNKETTLEIELWPTINQAKRASWRKETEDRIAGLGGGIVDRSIIEEIGFTYDAILARMPVHAVRTMLDAPASAGGLATLEGVQFILPQTIGQAVPDDKESDTGEGESEGNFDVAAPIRVALLDGTPVAGHAALDGGVVIEDVHDLVRLSTVDQRYHATAMASLILRGDLESDGKPLQDTRLVSIPLLVDSDSGPWSPGDKLFVDLVHSALVHLLTGDEALSTDVFVVNFSIGVPDNRFAGRISALARLMDWWSVKEGVLFVISAGNIGDPIILSGISASAFEDADENEQRGIVRTAMRELSHGRTLLSPAEALNSVTVGAISRDLNGYTAPDVSGIIRLEGPDGQTPQITSARGLGLHRSIKPDILEIGGSQEVRAFPQGQNTRLHYVEPSQRTGLIVAAPRGGMQGTLKSRGTSAATAMATRAILQSAEVLVGENGPYEGQELPRWTYALLTRALAVNAARWPDDARDLYEEENHLLGPHQHVRAKEEVCRHFGHGVIAPELMRHSPENGVTLVGFGSIRKDQAQIFRMPLPASMSGDRVPRSMRTTIAWFSPVNPARAQYRLASLEAVIADDVDEEEDKGWSLALKSDGPDANMVKRGSVWSRRMVNKKLTVPDFGEDGELPIRVQCRDTSNGGLNQDEDITFALAVTLQVEADVQYDVFDEVETKIRLRLQPGAH, encoded by the coding sequence ATGGCTGACAGACCTATTTTACGATTTCCTGACCCGACGCCATTTACCAGGAAAACTGGTAAGCCAAGAACACCACCGCGACCACATGGGCCAGGAAAAACTATTCAGAGCCACCGTTTCCAAAGAACATTCGAACGCCTTGATGGTGCATTAAATACAGATGAGCCGGAAGTTGTACTTCGTCAAGACCCAGCCGGTATTGCTCCAGAGCGGGCGCTGGTTTTCATCACTGCCGGAAATATCCAAAATTTCGCACGTGCTGCTAGTGACATAGGTCTTGAGGTATTTGCTGAAACTGAACTTGAAGAGGTTTTGGCGTTTCCTGAAGGATTTATTCCCCCAGACAAAGAAAAAGCGCTTTCAAGAACGCTCTACGCTACGATGCCAACGTTGGCGGTTTTTGAGCAGATATTGTCGCTATGGAAGGCATATCAAAATGGTGAATCCAAACCTAGAGGCGCTGCTCCCTGGTGGAATGCTTTTGATCTCTTACTAGAGATACGTCCCTGGGGACCGGAAGACAGACTTACTGAGAGTGCGCGTGAAGTTATCGAAGACAGGCTTCCGCTCGACGACAACAAAGAAACTACACTGGAAATTGAACTATGGCCAACAATTAATCAAGCAAAACGGGCAAGCTGGCGAAAGGAGACGGAAGATCGCATCGCTGGACTTGGTGGGGGAATAGTTGATCGAAGTATAATTGAGGAAATTGGGTTTACTTATGATGCTATATTGGCCCGGATGCCTGTCCATGCAGTACGGACAATGCTTGATGCCCCGGCAAGCGCTGGTGGGCTGGCTACACTGGAGGGCGTTCAATTCATCTTGCCACAAACCATAGGGCAAGCGGTACCAGACGATAAAGAAAGCGACACTGGAGAGGGTGAATCGGAGGGAAATTTTGATGTTGCTGCTCCGATTCGAGTTGCGCTCTTGGATGGAACGCCTGTTGCTGGACATGCAGCGCTCGACGGAGGTGTGGTTATAGAAGACGTTCATGATCTCGTGAGACTATCTACGGTCGATCAACGTTACCATGCCACAGCGATGGCTTCGCTGATCTTGCGTGGAGACCTGGAAAGTGACGGAAAACCATTACAGGATACACGCCTCGTAAGTATTCCTTTGCTTGTGGACAGTGATTCTGGTCCATGGTCACCAGGAGACAAGCTATTTGTTGATTTGGTTCATTCTGCTTTGGTGCACTTATTGACAGGTGATGAAGCGCTTTCAACAGATGTCTTTGTTGTGAACTTTTCTATTGGCGTGCCTGATAATCGCTTTGCAGGTCGAATAAGTGCTCTAGCCCGCCTTATGGACTGGTGGTCCGTAAAGGAAGGTGTTTTATTTGTTATTTCAGCAGGCAATATCGGTGACCCCATTATTTTGTCAGGTATCAGTGCTAGCGCATTTGAAGATGCAGATGAGAATGAACAACGTGGCATCGTTCGCACAGCAATGAGGGAATTGTCTCATGGACGCACCTTGCTTTCTCCTGCGGAAGCATTGAATAGTGTAACAGTGGGTGCGATTTCAAGGGATTTGAATGGTTACACAGCTCCAGATGTATCTGGAATCATAAGACTAGAAGGCCCAGACGGCCAGACACCTCAAATAACGAGTGCGCGTGGACTCGGTTTACACCGTTCAATTAAGCCTGATATCTTGGAGATTGGTGGAAGTCAGGAAGTACGTGCCTTTCCTCAGGGGCAGAATACGAGACTTCATTATGTTGAACCTTCTCAGCGGACGGGGCTTATTGTGGCTGCACCACGCGGCGGTATGCAGGGAACTTTGAAATCCCGTGGAACCAGCGCAGCTACAGCTATGGCAACCCGAGCTATCCTACAATCTGCTGAGGTACTTGTCGGAGAGAATGGCCCTTACGAAGGGCAAGAACTTCCACGATGGACTTATGCTTTGCTAACACGCGCCTTAGCCGTAAATGCTGCGCGATGGCCTGACGATGCTCGTGATCTCTACGAAGAAGAAAATCATCTTTTGGGGCCGCACCAACATGTCAGGGCAAAAGAAGAAGTTTGCCGTCACTTTGGGCATGGCGTCATCGCTCCGGAGTTGATGCGGCATTCCCCTGAAAATGGTGTGACCTTGGTGGGATTTGGCTCCATCCGCAAGGATCAGGCGCAGATTTTTAGAATGCCCCTTCCTGCCTCCATGTCAGGTGATCGTGTGCCGCGTTCAATGCGGACGACAATCGCATGGTTTTCACCAGTAAATCCTGCGCGTGCGCAATATCGTCTTGCGAGTTTGGAAGCTGTTATTGCTGACGATGTTGATGAGGAAGAGGATAAAGGCTGGAGCTTGGCACTAAAATCTGATGGACCGGACGCGAATATGGTGAAGCGTGGATCGGTATGGTCAAGGAGAATGGTAAACAAAAAACTGACTGTACCGGATTTCGGTGAGGATGGGGAATTACCAATTCGTGTTCAATGCCGAGATACCTCGAATGGTGGACTCAACCAGGATGAGGATATTACGTTTGCTCTTGCTGTAACGTTACAGGTTGAAGCAGATGTTCAATACGATGTTTTTGACGAGGTTGAAACAAAAATCCGTTTGCGATTGCAACCAGGTGCGCATTAA
- a CDS encoding AAA family ATPase codes for MARSDLIINLVKAGVMGDAADVRATAEAIAADERAKKHTGVADRIARVLDTAQPNNRNGHAKPVPRVRDGSGGIQRYEPRRSICDLYLDESVRSACDELIEEQQRADVLRAHGMEPRHRVLLAGPPGNGKTSLAEALAFELALPLFTVRYEAVVTSYLGETAQRLRRLFDFVRTEPCVLFFDEFDAIGKERGDIHETGEIKRVVTTLLLQLDDLPPYCVLVGATNHPELLDRAAWRRFEFRLKLDKPSPKQMISYFSDQLKTLYGQPGYTAKRLCETLMPTSYSEAEAFFLDVKRRLALAQGERELRSILDSRVKVFASRRYKPDGDMEDG; via the coding sequence ATGGCACGAAGTGATCTCATTATCAATCTCGTAAAGGCAGGTGTTATGGGGGACGCAGCGGATGTGCGGGCAACGGCTGAAGCGATTGCTGCGGACGAGCGGGCAAAAAAGCACACGGGTGTGGCAGACCGAATTGCGCGCGTTCTCGATACTGCGCAACCAAATAATAGAAACGGGCATGCTAAGCCTGTTCCGAGAGTGAGAGATGGTTCAGGTGGAATTCAACGCTATGAGCCCAGGCGGTCAATATGCGATCTCTATTTGGATGAATCAGTTCGAAGCGCATGTGATGAACTGATAGAAGAGCAGCAGCGAGCTGACGTTTTAAGGGCGCACGGTATGGAGCCGCGGCATCGTGTGTTACTTGCCGGTCCACCTGGAAACGGCAAGACATCCCTTGCGGAAGCTTTAGCCTTTGAATTGGCGCTTCCACTTTTCACAGTGCGATATGAGGCAGTCGTAACGAGTTATCTTGGCGAGACGGCGCAACGATTACGGCGTTTATTTGATTTTGTACGAACAGAGCCGTGTGTGCTGTTTTTTGATGAGTTCGATGCTATCGGTAAAGAGCGTGGTGATATTCATGAAACCGGCGAAATAAAGCGGGTTGTAACGACACTGCTTTTACAGCTTGATGATTTGCCGCCTTACTGTGTATTAGTTGGCGCAACCAATCATCCAGAGCTGCTTGACAGGGCAGCTTGGCGACGGTTTGAGTTTCGGCTTAAGCTTGACAAGCCATCGCCGAAACAAATGATTTCGTACTTTTCTGATCAACTGAAAACACTTTATGGACAACCAGGTTATACAGCGAAACGTCTGTGTGAAACACTCATGCCGACGAGCTATTCAGAGGCGGAAGCTTTCTTTTTGGACGTAAAGCGTCGTCTTGCTTTGGCACAGGGGGAACGTGAATTGCGGTCTATTCTTGATAGTCGCGTGAAAGTTTTTGCTTCACGGCGTTATAAACCTGATGGAGACATGGAAGATGGCTGA
- a CDS encoding antirestriction protein ArdA, protein MKFNCGKPGISPDAASLPFGYGHQTRVLILAGRANFDGLRTVPLSLMAAACREATISRIAGDKTMTTFYAQPYSIDHTGFYFDSLEAFEAGMEKLNAKGCEEVEIQFIDGECGLTRLANAAGIGQGTVALWFEELDDLDTEQIDQLCFLLDCGFDLEDALTRYEEVCIFHGSAADYAQELIEETTDIPENLRFYIDYDAIARDMGYNGEIVEIDREVIVTNAHEF, encoded by the coding sequence GTGAAATTTAACTGTGGCAAGCCTGGCATCAGCCCGGACGCTGCAAGTCTTCCCTTCGGCTACGGCCATCAAACCCGTGTCCTCATTCTTGCGGGCCGCGCCAATTTTGATGGCCTTCGGACCGTTCCGCTCTCCTTAATGGCTGCTGCCTGCCGTGAAGCCACGATTTCACGAATAGCAGGAGATAAGACCATGACCACCTTTTACGCCCAGCCATACTCCATCGATCACACCGGATTTTACTTTGACAGCCTTGAAGCTTTCGAGGCCGGAATGGAAAAGCTGAACGCCAAAGGCTGTGAAGAAGTCGAAATCCAGTTTATTGACGGTGAATGTGGCCTTACTCGACTCGCCAACGCCGCCGGGATTGGTCAGGGAACCGTTGCACTCTGGTTTGAAGAACTAGATGACCTCGATACAGAGCAAATCGACCAGCTTTGCTTCCTGCTGGATTGCGGCTTTGACCTGGAGGACGCTCTCACACGCTACGAAGAGGTCTGCATCTTCCACGGCAGCGCCGCCGATTATGCGCAGGAGCTAATCGAAGAGACCACCGATATTCCAGAGAACCTGCGCTTCTATATCGACTACGACGCCATCGCCCGCGACATGGGCTACAACGGCGAGATCGTTGAGATTGACCGCGAGGTGATCGTCACCAACGCCCACGAGTTCTAG
- a CDS encoding tyrosine-type recombinase/integrase: MPRGSTQSRNHPPKGATLKVEPIRDLEAISEIKRYLSGEGNWRDYCLFTLGINTAFRASDLLSLTVGQVENLEPGDLLEIKEKKTRKYRAVTVNKTAYYALRVWLNAHPARSDPDAPLFLSQRRRAALCVSSVNRLVKKWCRYGGLHGQFGSHTMRKTWGYQQRKANDASLPLLMSAFGHRTEAQTLEYLYIQPRELRDLFFGLEL; the protein is encoded by the coding sequence ATGCCAAGAGGAAGCACCCAATCCCGTAACCACCCGCCCAAAGGCGCGACCCTCAAGGTTGAGCCTATCCGTGACCTGGAAGCAATCAGCGAGATCAAGCGCTATCTCTCCGGTGAAGGGAATTGGCGGGATTACTGCCTCTTTACGTTAGGAATCAACACAGCGTTTCGCGCCAGCGATTTATTGTCCCTGACCGTGGGCCAGGTGGAAAACCTGGAACCCGGAGACTTGCTGGAGATTAAAGAGAAGAAGACCCGCAAATACCGGGCTGTGACCGTTAATAAAACAGCTTATTACGCCCTGCGGGTCTGGCTGAATGCTCACCCCGCGCGGAGCGACCCGGATGCGCCACTCTTTCTCTCGCAGCGCCGCCGGGCGGCTCTTTGTGTCTCGTCCGTCAACCGCCTGGTCAAAAAATGGTGCCGGTATGGCGGTCTTCACGGCCAGTTCGGTTCACATACCATGCGCAAGACGTGGGGCTATCAGCAGCGTAAAGCCAATGACGCGTCACTACCGCTGCTCATGAGCGCCTTCGGGCACCGCACCGAGGCCCAGACGCTGGAATATTTGTATATCCAGCCACGTGAGTTGCGTGATTTGTTTTTCGGGCTTGAATTGTGA